Proteins encoded together in one Bacteroides ovatus window:
- a CDS encoding alpha-L-arabinofuranosidase C-terminal domain-containing protein, translating to MRRYANLLAVLALSTNLALHAQTNELVIQTKKLGAEIQPTMYGLFFEDINYAADGGLYAELVKNRSFEFPQHLMGWKTYGKVSLMNDGPFERNPHYVRLSDPGHAHKHTGLDNEGFFGIGVKKGEEYRFSVWARLPQGSTKETLRIELVDTQSMGERQALVAGNLTIDSKDWKKYQMILKPGSTHPKSVLRIFLTSKGTVDLEHVSLFPVDTWKGHENGLRKDLAQALADIHPGVFRFPGGCIVEGTDLETRYDWKKSVGPVENRPLNENRWQYTFTHRFFPDYYQSYGLGFYEYFLLSEEMGAAPLPILNCGLSCQYQNNDPKAHVAVCDLDNYIQDALDLIEFANGNVNTTWGKVRADMGHPAPFNLKFIGIGNEQWGKEYPERLEPFIKAIRKAHPEIKIVGSSGPNSEGKDFDYLWPEMKRLKVDLVDEHFYRPESWFLAQGARYDNYDRKGPKVFAGEYACHGKGKKWNHYHAALLEAAFMTGLERNADIVHMATYAPLFAHVEGWQWRPDMIWFDNLNSVRTTSYYVQQLYAQNKGTNVLPLTMNKKNVTGAEGQNGLFASAVYDKGKNELIVKVANTSATIQPISLNFEGLKKQDVLSNGRCIKLRSLDLDKDNTLEQPFAIVPQETPVSIEGNVFTTELEPTTFAVYKFTKK from the coding sequence ATGAGAAGATACGCAAATTTATTGGCAGTATTAGCCTTGTCTACTAACCTTGCCCTTCATGCTCAAACCAATGAGTTGGTGATACAGACGAAGAAGCTGGGTGCAGAAATCCAACCTACTATGTATGGACTCTTTTTTGAGGACATCAACTACGCTGCCGACGGCGGACTTTATGCCGAACTGGTGAAGAATCGTTCCTTTGAGTTTCCACAACACCTGATGGGATGGAAAACGTATGGAAAAGTGTCATTAATGAACGATGGTCCTTTTGAGCGTAATCCGCATTATGTGCGCCTTTCCGACCCCGGACACGCACATAAGCATACCGGATTGGATAACGAAGGTTTCTTCGGCATCGGTGTCAAGAAGGGAGAGGAGTATCGTTTCTCTGTTTGGGCGCGTTTGCCGCAAGGAAGTACGAAAGAAACATTGAGAATCGAACTTGTAGATACCCAATCAATGGGCGAACGTCAGGCACTTGTTGCAGGGAATCTTACGATTGATTCTAAGGACTGGAAAAAATACCAGATGATCTTGAAGCCCGGCAGTACTCATCCGAAATCCGTACTCCGTATTTTCCTTACCTCCAAAGGAACAGTAGATTTGGAGCACGTCTCCCTTTTTCCGGTTGATACCTGGAAAGGACATGAAAATGGGCTTCGTAAAGATTTAGCACAAGCATTGGCGGATATTCATCCCGGAGTCTTCCGCTTTCCCGGTGGTTGCATCGTAGAAGGTACCGACTTGGAAACTCGTTACGACTGGAAAAAATCAGTTGGTCCGGTAGAAAACCGTCCCTTAAATGAAAATCGTTGGCAATATACTTTTACTCACCGATTTTTCCCTGATTATTACCAAAGCTATGGATTGGGATTCTACGAATATTTCCTGCTGTCTGAAGAAATGGGTGCGGCACCTCTGCCGATTCTGAATTGCGGACTTTCCTGCCAATATCAGAATAATGATCCGAAAGCTCACGTAGCCGTTTGTGATTTGGATAACTATATTCAGGATGCACTCGACCTGATTGAGTTTGCTAATGGAAACGTGAATACCACATGGGGAAAGGTACGTGCCGATATGGGACATCCTGCTCCGTTTAACCTGAAGTTTATCGGTATCGGTAACGAACAATGGGGGAAAGAATATCCCGAACGTCTCGAACCGTTTATCAAAGCCATTCGTAAAGCTCACCCGGAAATTAAAATAGTAGGTAGCTCCGGTCCGAATTCCGAAGGAAAAGATTTTGATTATCTGTGGCCTGAAATGAAACGCCTGAAAGTTGATTTGGTGGACGAACATTTCTATCGTCCTGAAAGCTGGTTTCTGGCTCAAGGCGCCCGCTATGACAACTACGACCGTAAAGGTCCGAAAGTATTTGCCGGTGAATATGCCTGCCATGGAAAAGGAAAGAAATGGAATCATTACCATGCTGCTTTGCTAGAGGCTGCTTTTATGACCGGATTGGAACGTAATGCTGACATCGTTCACATGGCTACCTATGCTCCGCTTTTCGCTCATGTGGAAGGATGGCAATGGCGTCCTGATATGATTTGGTTCGATAACCTGAACTCTGTGCGTACCACTAGCTATTATGTACAACAACTGTATGCGCAGAATAAAGGAACAAATGTTCTTCCCCTTACCATGAACAAGAAAAATGTAACGGGAGCCGAAGGACAGAACGGACTCTTTGCCAGTGCTGTTTACGATAAGGGTAAGAATGAACTGATTGTAAAGGTTGCCAATACTTCCGCCACAATACAGCCAATTTCCTTGAATTTTGAAGGATTGAAGAAACAAGATGTATTGTCTAATGGCCGTTGTATCAAACTTCGTTCGCTCGATTTGGATAAGGATAATACACTTGAGCAACCTTTTGCCATCGTTCCACAGGAAACTCCGGTATCTATTGAAGGCAACGTGTTTACTACCGAACTGGAACCCACTACGTTCGCGGTATATAAATTCACGAAGAAATAA
- the galK gene encoding galactokinase — protein sequence MDTEYVRSRFIKHFDGTTGFLYASPGRINLIGEHTDYNGGFVFPGAVDKGMIAEIKPNGTDKVKAYSIDLKDYVEFGLNEEDAPRASWARYIFGVCREMIKRGVDVKGFNTAFAGDVPLGAGMSSSAALESTYAFALNELFGENKIDKFELAKVGQATEHNYCGVNCGIMDQFASVFGKAGSLIRLDCRSLEYQYFPFHPEGYRLVLMDSVVKHELASSAYNKRRQSCEAAVAAIQKKHPHVEFLRDCTMAMLEEAKADISAEDYMRAEYVIEEIQRVLDVCEALEKDDYETVGKKMYETHHGMSKLYEVSCEELDFLNDCAKEYGVTGSRVMGGGFGGCTINLVKDELYDNFVEKTKAAFKAKFGRSPKVYDVVIGDGSRRLE from the coding sequence ATGGATACAGAATACGTAAGAAGTCGATTCATTAAACACTTTGACGGAACTACTGGATTTTTATATGCTTCTCCGGGCCGTATCAACCTGATCGGTGAACACACTGACTACAACGGTGGATTCGTTTTTCCGGGAGCGGTAGACAAAGGGATGATTGCTGAAATCAAACCTAACGGTACTGACAAAGTAAAGGCTTACTCTATCGACTTGAAGGATTATGTAGAATTTGGTTTGAATGAAGAAGATGCTCCACGCGCCAGCTGGGCAAGATATATTTTCGGTGTATGCCGTGAAATGATTAAACGTGGCGTTGATGTGAAGGGATTCAATACTGCTTTCGCAGGTGATGTGCCTCTGGGTGCAGGTATGTCTTCTTCTGCCGCTTTGGAAAGTACGTATGCTTTCGCACTGAACGAACTGTTCGGTGAAAACAAAATAGATAAATTTGAATTGGCTAAAGTTGGCCAGGCTACAGAACATAATTACTGTGGTGTGAACTGCGGTATTATGGACCAGTTTGCTTCCGTATTCGGTAAAGCTGGTAGCTTGATCCGTCTGGATTGCCGTTCACTGGAGTATCAGTATTTCCCATTCCATCCGGAAGGTTATCGTCTGGTTCTGATGGATTCAGTTGTGAAACACGAATTGGCTTCTTCTGCTTATAACAAGCGTCGCCAAAGCTGTGAAGCTGCTGTTGCCGCTATCCAGAAAAAACATCCGCACGTAGAATTCCTGCGCGACTGTACAATGGCTATGCTAGAAGAAGCGAAAGCTGATATCAGCGCTGAAGACTATATGCGTGCAGAATATGTAATCGAAGAAATCCAACGTGTACTCGATGTTTGCGAGGCATTGGAAAAGGATGATTACGAAACTGTAGGTAAGAAGATGTACGAAACTCATCACGGCATGAGCAAGCTGTACGAAGTAAGCTGCGAAGAACTCGACTTCCTGAATGACTGCGCTAAAGAGTACGGTGTAACCGGTTCACGCGTAATGGGTGGCGGCTTCGGTGGTTGTACAATCAACCTTGTTAAAGATGAGTTGTATGACAACTTCGTTGAAAAAACAAAAGCTGCTTTCAAAGCTAAATTCGGCAGAAGCCCGAAAGTGTATGACGTAGTAATCGGTGACGGTTCTCGTAGACTGGAATAA
- a CDS encoding MFS transporter has translation MTQEKKNGNLVAIITMFFIFAMISFVTNLAAPFGTIWRNEYAGSNTLGMMGNMMNFLAYLFMGIPAGNMLVKIGYKKTALIAMAVGFLGLFTQYLSSLFGAGAEVFAFGEYVIKLNFVIYLLGAFICGFCVCMLNTVVNPMLNLLGGGGNKGNQLIQTGGALNSLSGTLTPLFVGALIGTVTSSTAMSDVAPLLFVAMGVFVAAFIVISFVAIPEPHLQKGGVKKEKFSHSPWSFRHTLLGVIGIFIYVGIEIGIPGTLNFYLADSSDKGAGIMMNGAAIGGAIAAIYWLLMLVGRTASSAISGKVSSRAQLIVVSATAIIFVLIAIFTPKDVTVSMPGYTVGEGFMMAQVPVSALFLVLCGLCTSVMWGGIFNLAVEGLGKYTAQASGIFMMMVVGGGVLPLIQQSISDSVGYMASYWLIIAALAYLLFYGLVGCKNVNKDIPVE, from the coding sequence ATGACACAAGAAAAAAAGAACGGTAATCTCGTCGCAATTATCACGATGTTCTTCATCTTTGCGATGATCTCTTTCGTAACAAACCTCGCTGCTCCATTCGGAACAATCTGGAGAAATGAATATGCGGGTTCGAACACTTTAGGTATGATGGGAAATATGATGAACTTCCTGGCTTACCTGTTTATGGGAATTCCTGCCGGTAACATGCTCGTTAAGATCGGTTACAAGAAGACTGCTTTGATTGCAATGGCAGTAGGTTTCCTCGGTTTGTTCACACAGTATCTTTCCAGCTTATTCGGAGCAGGTGCTGAAGTATTCGCATTCGGTGAGTATGTTATCAAATTAAACTTTGTAATCTATCTGCTTGGTGCATTTATCTGCGGTTTCTGCGTTTGTATGCTTAACACAGTGGTAAACCCGATGTTGAACCTTCTCGGTGGCGGTGGTAACAAAGGTAACCAGTTGATTCAAACTGGTGGAGCTCTTAATTCTTTGTCTGGTACATTGACTCCGCTTTTCGTAGGTGCTTTGATCGGTACTGTTACTTCAAGTACTGCTATGTCTGACGTTGCTCCTCTGCTCTTCGTTGCTATGGGTGTATTCGTTGCTGCATTTATCGTTATCTCATTTGTTGCTATTCCTGAACCACACCTTCAGAAAGGTGGAGTGAAGAAAGAAAAATTCTCTCACAGTCCATGGAGCTTCCGTCACACTTTACTGGGTGTAATCGGTATCTTTATTTATGTAGGTATTGAAATTGGTATCCCGGGTACACTGAACTTCTATCTTGCCGATTCAAGCGATAAAGGTGCCGGTATCATGATGAACGGTGCTGCTATCGGTGGTGCTATCGCTGCTATCTATTGGTTGCTGATGCTTGTGGGACGTACTGCAAGTAGTGCTATCAGTGGTAAGGTTTCCAGCCGTGCACAGTTGATCGTTGTTTCTGCTACTGCTATCATTTTCGTATTGATCGCTATCTTCACTCCGAAAGATGTAACGGTTTCAATGCCGGGTTATACTGTAGGTGAAGGCTTTATGATGGCACAGGTTCCTGTGAGCGCCTTGTTCCTTGTACTTTGTGGTCTTTGTACTTCTGTAATGTGGGGTGGTATCTTCAACCTTGCAGTAGAAGGCTTAGGAAAATATACAGCACAGGCTTCCGGTATCTTTATGATGATGGTTGTTGGTGGTGGTGTATTGCCGTTGATCCAACAAAGCATCTCTGACTCTGTAGGTTATATGGCTAGCTACTGGTTGATTATCGCTGCTCTGGCTTACCTGTTGTTCTACGGTTTGGTAGGTTGCAAGAATGTAAATAAGGATATTCCTGTGGAATAA
- a CDS encoding aldose epimerase family protein has protein sequence MNNTFPTEGNLSGLSRKDFQKDINDKKTDLFILKNTKGMEVAVTNYGCAILSIMVPDKNGKYANVILGHDSIDHVINSPEPFLSTTIGRYGNRIAKGKFTLFGEEHELTINNGPNSLHGGPTGFHARVWDAVQIDESTVQFNYVSADGEEGFPGNLEVEMTYRLENEVNALTIEYRATTDKATVVNLTNHGFFNLAGISNPTPTVNNHIVTINADFYTPIDEVSIPTGEIAKVEGTPMDFRAPHTVGERIDDKFQQLIFGAGYDHCYVLNKMESGSLDLAATCKDPESGRIMEVYTTEAGVQLYTGNWLNGFEGAHGATFPARSAICFEAQCFPDTPNKPHFPSATLLPGDEYQQITVYKFAVEE, from the coding sequence ATGAATAACACATTCCCAACAGAAGGGAATCTATCAGGGCTCAGCCGGAAAGATTTCCAAAAGGATATAAATGATAAGAAAACTGATTTATTTATCCTCAAAAACACAAAGGGAATGGAAGTAGCTGTAACCAATTACGGATGCGCCATTCTTTCTATCATGGTACCGGACAAAAACGGTAAGTATGCTAATGTAATCCTCGGACACGACAGCATCGACCACGTCATCAACAGCCCGGAACCTTTCCTAAGCACTACTATCGGACGCTACGGCAACCGTATCGCGAAAGGAAAATTCACCTTGTTCGGCGAAGAACATGAACTCACGATTAACAACGGACCTAACTCTCTGCATGGTGGACCTACCGGTTTCCACGCCCGTGTTTGGGATGCTGTCCAGATTGATGAGAGCACAGTGCAATTCAACTATGTTTCTGCTGACGGCGAAGAGGGATTCCCCGGCAATCTGGAAGTGGAAATGACTTACCGCCTGGAAAATGAAGTAAATGCACTGACTATCGAATACCGCGCTACCACCGACAAAGCTACAGTCGTTAACTTGACTAACCACGGTTTCTTCAACCTCGCCGGTATTTCCAACCCTACTCCTACCGTTAACAACCACATCGTTACGATCAACGCTGATTTCTATACGCCTATCGACGAAGTTTCTATCCCTACCGGTGAAATTGCCAAAGTAGAGGGTACTCCGATGGATTTCCGTGCTCCACACACTGTAGGCGAACGTATCGACGACAAATTCCAGCAACTGATTTTCGGTGCAGGATATGACCACTGTTATGTACTGAACAAGATGGAAAGCGGTTCGCTCGACCTGGCTGCCACTTGCAAGGACCCGGAAAGCGGACGTATCATGGAAGTATATACCACCGAAGCGGGTGTACAACTCTATACGGGCAACTGGCTCAACGGATTTGAAGGTGCACACGGAGCTACATTCCCTGCCAGAAGCGCTATCTGCTTTGAAGCACAGTGTTTCCCGGATACCCCGAACAAACCGCATTTCCCATCGGCTACTTTGCTGCCGGGTGATGAATACCAACAGATCACTGTCTACAAGTTTGCAGTAGAAGAATAA
- a CDS encoding type I phosphomannose isomerase catalytic subunit, which translates to MYPLKFEPILKQTLWGGDKIIPFKHLNSDLKGVGESWEISGVENNESVVANGPDKGLTLADMVRKYREELVGEANYARFGNKFPLLIKFIDAKQDLSIQVHPTDELAKKRHNSMGKTEMWYVVDADKGAKLRSGFSEQITPKEYKERVLNNTITDVLQEYEIHPGDVFFLPAGRVHSIGAGSFIAEIQQTSDITYRIYDFNRKDANGKTRELHTDLAREAINYEVLDDYRTKYEPLKDEPVELVACTYFTTSLYDMTEEISCDYSELDSFVIFICMEGSCKMRDNEGNELTVSAGESILLPATTQDVTITPEGGSVKLLETYV; encoded by the coding sequence ATGTATCCATTAAAATTCGAACCTATTCTGAAGCAGACGCTTTGGGGGGGCGACAAAATTATTCCGTTCAAGCATTTGAATTCAGACTTGAAAGGAGTAGGAGAAAGCTGGGAGATTTCCGGTGTTGAGAACAATGAATCCGTAGTGGCTAATGGCCCGGATAAAGGTTTAACCTTGGCCGATATGGTAAGAAAGTATCGTGAGGAACTGGTTGGTGAAGCGAATTATGCCCGTTTCGGCAATAAATTCCCACTGCTCATTAAGTTCATCGACGCCAAACAGGATTTGTCAATCCAGGTACACCCAACAGATGAGTTGGCGAAGAAACGTCACAATTCAATGGGAAAAACCGAGATGTGGTATGTGGTAGATGCCGACAAAGGAGCTAAATTGCGTTCAGGATTCTCTGAACAGATTACCCCGAAAGAATATAAAGAACGCGTGTTGAACAATACGATTACCGACGTATTGCAGGAATATGAAATTCATCCGGGTGATGTATTCTTCCTTCCTGCCGGACGCGTGCACAGCATCGGGGCAGGTTCTTTCATCGCCGAGATTCAGCAAACTTCTGATATAACTTATCGTATCTACGATTTCAACCGTAAAGATGCGAATGGTAAAACCCGCGAACTTCACACCGATTTAGCCCGTGAAGCCATCAACTACGAAGTGTTGGATGACTATCGTACTAAATACGAACCACTGAAGGACGAACCGGTAGAACTGGTTGCCTGCACCTACTTCACGACTTCTCTGTATGACATGACTGAAGAAATCAGTTGCGACTATTCCGAACTCGATTCATTCGTGATCTTTATCTGTATGGAAGGATCTTGCAAGATGAGAGACAATGAAGGTAATGAGTTGACTGTTAGTGCAGGAGAATCTATCCTGTTGCCTGCTACCACGCAAGATGTCACTATCACTCCCGAAGGAGGAAGTGTGAAATTGCTGGAAACATACGTATAA
- a CDS encoding tyrosine-type DNA invertase cluster 3b produces MRNKNGFSRCAEFYIGRLRKEGRYSTAHVYKNALFSFSKFCGTLNVSFRQVTRESLRRYGQYLYECGLKPNTISTYMRMLRSIYNRGVEAGIAPYVPRLFHDVYTGVDVRQKKALPAVELHKLLYEDPKSERLRRTQAIAALMFQFCGMSFADLAHLEKSALVQNVLRYNRIKTKTPMSVEVLDTASEMINQLRNREDAQPDCPDYLFDILSGDQKRLDERGYREYQSALRQFNNCLKDLARALHLQSPVTSYTLRHSWATTAKYRGVPIEMISESLGHKSIKTTQIYLKGFGLKERTEVNKGNLSYIKNCCVGRVKSAKC; encoded by the coding sequence ATGAGGAACAAAAATGGATTTAGCCGATGTGCAGAGTTCTACATCGGCCGTTTGCGAAAGGAGGGACGCTATTCTACGGCGCATGTCTACAAGAATGCCCTCTTCTCTTTCAGCAAGTTTTGCGGCACGCTCAATGTGTCGTTCAGACAAGTCACCCGGGAAAGTTTACGACGCTACGGGCAGTATCTTTACGAGTGTGGCTTGAAACCCAACACGATCTCTACGTATATGCGTATGCTTCGTAGTATTTATAACCGGGGAGTAGAAGCGGGCATTGCGCCTTATGTGCCGCGACTGTTTCATGATGTTTATACCGGTGTCGATGTTCGCCAGAAGAAGGCCCTGCCTGCTGTCGAATTGCATAAGCTTCTGTATGAGGACCCCAAATCGGAGCGTTTGCGTCGTACACAGGCTATTGCTGCCCTGATGTTCCAGTTTTGTGGAATGTCGTTCGCTGATCTGGCTCACCTGGAGAAATCGGCTTTGGTACAGAATGTGTTGCGATACAACCGTATCAAAACTAAAACCCCGATGAGTGTGGAAGTACTTGATACAGCCAGTGAAATGATTAACCAGCTTCGCAATAGGGAAGATGCACAACCCGATTGTCCGGATTATCTGTTTGACATCCTTAGCGGCGATCAAAAACGTCTGGATGAAAGAGGGTACCGGGAATATCAGTCCGCTCTTCGCCAATTCAATAATTGTTTGAAGGACTTGGCAAGAGCCTTGCATTTGCAATCTCCAGTCACTTCCTACACACTTCGCCATTCTTGGGCAACGACAGCGAAGTATCGGGGAGTACCTATTGAAATGATTAGTGAATCATTGGGCCATAAATCTATAAAAACCACACAAATCTATTTGAAAGGCTTTGGACTTAAAGAACGTACAGAGGTAAATAAAGGGAATTTATCTTACATTAAAAACTGTTGTGTAGGCAGGGTGAAAAGTGCAAAGTGTTAG
- a CDS encoding UpxY family transcription antiterminator — MILTKPKSISAGPSDGTGEGVAHSKRWYVALVRMHHEKKVAERLDKMGIENFVPVQQEIHQWSDRRKVVESVLLPMMVFVHVNPKERKEVLGFSTVSRYMVMRGESSPAVIPDEQMARFRFMLDYSEEAICMNSSPLARGEKVRVVKGPLTGLVGELVNVDGKSKIAVRLNMLGCACVNMPIGYVEAVCEKN; from the coding sequence ATGATTTTAACAAAACCAAAATCAATTAGTGCTGGGCCTAGCGATGGGACAGGGGAAGGCGTAGCACACTCTAAACGCTGGTATGTTGCTCTGGTTCGTATGCACCACGAGAAGAAAGTAGCCGAACGTTTAGACAAAATGGGGATCGAGAATTTCGTTCCTGTCCAACAAGAAATTCATCAGTGGAGTGACCGGCGCAAGGTAGTTGAGTCTGTCCTTCTTCCAATGATGGTGTTTGTACACGTAAATCCGAAAGAACGCAAAGAAGTTCTGGGTTTTTCTACAGTTAGCCGTTATATGGTGATGCGTGGTGAGAGCTCTCCGGCGGTGATTCCAGATGAGCAGATGGCTCGTTTCCGTTTCATGCTCGACTATTCCGAGGAAGCTATTTGTATGAACAGCTCTCCTTTGGCACGTGGTGAGAAAGTCCGTGTTGTGAAAGGACCTCTGACCGGGCTGGTTGGTGAACTGGTCAATGTCGATGGTAAAAGCAAGATTGCCGTCCGGCTGAATATGCTGGGATGCGCTTGCGTCAATATGCCTATTGGTTATGTCGAGGCTGTCTGCGAGAAAAACTAA
- a CDS encoding polysaccharide biosynthesis/export family protein, producing MNTKLSGAFALIFFFFFLSACQSYKKVPYLQDAEILKQANTQVAPVQDARLIPGDEVSILVSTSDPVVSQPFNAQGSTFLLDDQGNINYPVLGKLPLNGLTSREAENLITERLKSYVKERPTVVVRMSGFKVSVLGEVASPGVYPVVNEQINVLEALAMAGDLTIYGVRDNVKLIREDRNGHKQFVTLNLNDADLLLSPYYQLQQNDILYVTPNKTKAQSADIGTSTTMWVSGFSILVSIASLLVNILR from the coding sequence ATGAATACGAAATTATCCGGTGCTTTTGCACTGATATTCTTTTTCTTCTTTCTCTCGGCTTGCCAGTCCTATAAGAAAGTGCCTTACTTGCAGGATGCGGAGATTTTGAAACAGGCGAATACGCAAGTTGCGCCTGTTCAGGACGCAAGGCTGATACCAGGTGATGAAGTTTCCATTCTTGTTTCCACTTCCGATCCGGTTGTTTCGCAGCCTTTCAATGCGCAAGGCAGTACGTTTCTATTGGACGATCAGGGAAATATCAATTATCCGGTTTTAGGTAAACTTCCTTTGAACGGTTTAACAAGCCGTGAAGCTGAAAACCTGATAACGGAGCGACTGAAATCTTACGTGAAAGAAAGACCTACGGTAGTAGTTCGTATGTCCGGCTTTAAAGTTTCAGTTTTGGGTGAAGTGGCCTCTCCCGGTGTTTATCCGGTGGTGAATGAACAGATCAATGTGCTCGAGGCCCTTGCCATGGCAGGAGATTTGACTATTTATGGTGTTCGTGATAATGTAAAACTAATCCGCGAAGACAGGAATGGGCATAAACAGTTTGTTACACTCAATCTGAACGACGCGGATTTGTTATTGTCTCCTTACTATCAGTTGCAACAGAATGACATCCTGTATGTCACTCCTAATAAAACCAAAGCGCAGAGCGCAGACATCGGAACAAGTACGACGATGTGGGTTTCGGGATTTTCCATCCTGGTATCTATTGCCAGTTTGCTGGTCAATATACTTAGATAA
- a CDS encoding N-acetylmuramoyl-L-alanine amidase, translating into MRTITLIIIHCSATPEGKSLSAEACRQDHILHRRFRDIGYHFYITRDGEICQGRPLEKVGAHCRDHNTHSIGICYEGGLDMAGRPKDTRTLAQRASLLGLLRELRKIFPKTLIVGHHDLNPMKECPCFNCTEEYRELDGII; encoded by the coding sequence ATGCGTACCATCACTCTGATTATCATTCATTGCAGTGCCACGCCGGAAGGAAAGTCCCTTTCGGCGGAGGCTTGCCGTCAAGATCATATCCTTCACCGGAGATTCCGTGACATCGGCTATCATTTCTACATCACCCGGGACGGAGAAATCTGTCAGGGCCGTCCTCTGGAAAAGGTCGGGGCACACTGCCGTGACCATAACACCCATTCGATAGGTATTTGTTACGAAGGAGGACTGGATATGGCGGGACGTCCCAAAGACACGCGCACATTGGCACAACGGGCTTCTTTGCTCGGTCTGCTCCGCGAATTGAGGAAAATATTTCCTAAGACGTTGATTGTAGGCCATCATGATTTGAATCCGATGAAGGAGTGTCCGTGTTTTAATTGTACGGAGGAGTACCGGGAATTAGATGGTATTATCTAA
- a CDS encoding smalltalk protein — protein MSNSSSPRSVWSFIIKVIITVATAIGGLIGVQSCM, from the coding sequence ATGAGTAATTCATCTTCTCCCCGCTCCGTATGGAGCTTCATCATCAAAGTGATTATCACCGTTGCCACCGCTATCGGAGGCTTGATCGGAGTACAGAGTTGTATGTAG
- a CDS encoding DNA-binding protein, which yields MIRYKIYQNQQQKGLNAGKWFARAVSDETFDLAKLAEHMSKHNSPYSGGVIKGVLSDMVDCIKELLLDGKCVKIDDLAIFGVGIRSKAADTLEDFSLEKNITGMRLKARATGNLSTTNLKLNSQLKQQAEYQKPTTAGGGSDSGDTPDPKPDGGGEAPDPAA from the coding sequence ATGATTCGTTACAAAATTTATCAAAACCAACAGCAAAAAGGCCTGAATGCAGGCAAGTGGTTCGCCCGCGCTGTAAGCGACGAGACGTTTGATTTGGCCAAGCTTGCCGAACACATGTCGAAACACAATTCACCTTATTCCGGTGGTGTCATCAAAGGTGTGCTTTCCGACATGGTAGACTGCATCAAGGAACTGCTGCTCGACGGCAAATGTGTGAAAATCGACGACCTTGCCATCTTTGGTGTGGGCATCCGCAGTAAGGCGGCTGATACGCTGGAAGATTTCTCATTGGAGAAAAACATCACTGGTATGCGTCTGAAAGCCCGTGCTACCGGTAATTTGTCAACCACCAACCTGAAACTCAACAGCCAGCTGAAACAGCAGGCCGAATATCAGAAACCGACAACTGCCGGAGGAGGTTCTGATTCAGGTGATACCCCTGATCCGAAACCGGATGGTGGCGGTGAAGCGCCTGATCCGGCTGCTTAA
- a CDS encoding DUF4248 domain-containing protein, with protein sequence MNEFKIRAYGRMELAQLYSPELTDIAAYRKMKKWISLCPGLLQRLYDLGYESKRRSFTPLEVRVIVDALGEP encoded by the coding sequence ATGAACGAATTCAAAATACGCGCCTATGGCCGCATGGAACTGGCTCAACTTTATTCTCCGGAACTAACTGACATTGCTGCATATCGAAAGATGAAGAAATGGATCTCTTTATGTCCCGGACTTCTGCAACGCCTGTACGACTTAGGCTACGAATCAAAGCGCCGCTCATTCACCCCATTGGAGGTGAGAGTGATTGTAGATGCCTTGGGAGAACCTTAG